Proteins encoded within one genomic window of Brachybacterium avium:
- a CDS encoding carbohydrate ABC transporter permease produces MRVSRAETSLNYVILLGFAAFALIPVLTIVLTSVSAPLGQSGGLHLENFARAWTIGGFGRSLGNSVVVAAIVVGLATVLAILAGYAFGTMRFRGSTVLFYLFLLGLMIPSEATIIPLFFDLRSLGLTDTFVAIAMPQVAQSIAFGTFWLRAQFRALPSSLIEAAALDGAGPLQALVRVLVPASRPAIVTMLVLVFMWTWNEFLIALIMAPGGKLRTAPLGLANFQGQYTSETALLAAGAVIVALPTVILFLFLQRHFIRGMLEGVAK; encoded by the coding sequence ATGAGGGTATCCCGCGCCGAGACGTCGCTGAACTACGTGATCCTGCTGGGCTTCGCCGCCTTCGCGCTGATCCCGGTGCTCACCATCGTGCTCACCTCCGTCTCCGCGCCGCTGGGTCAGAGCGGGGGCCTGCACCTGGAGAACTTCGCCCGCGCCTGGACGATCGGCGGCTTCGGGAGGTCGCTGGGGAACTCGGTGGTGGTCGCCGCGATCGTGGTGGGCCTGGCGACCGTGCTCGCGATCCTGGCCGGCTACGCCTTCGGCACCATGCGCTTCCGCGGCTCGACGGTGCTGTTCTACCTGTTCCTGCTGGGGCTGATGATCCCCAGCGAGGCGACGATCATCCCGCTGTTCTTCGACCTGCGTTCCCTGGGCCTGACCGATACCTTTGTCGCGATCGCGATGCCGCAGGTGGCGCAGTCGATCGCCTTCGGCACCTTCTGGCTGCGGGCCCAGTTCCGGGCCCTGCCCAGCAGTCTCATCGAGGCCGCCGCGCTCGACGGCGCCGGCCCGCTGCAGGCCCTGGTGCGGGTGCTGGTGCCCGCCTCCCGGCCCGCGATCGTGACCATGCTGGTGCTGGTGTTCATGTGGACCTGGAACGAGTTCCTCATCGCGCTGATCATGGCGCCGGGTGGGAAGCTGCGCACCGCCCCGCTGGGGCTGGCGAACTTCCAGGGCCAGTACACCTCCGAGACCGCGCTGCTGGCCGCCGGCGCGGTGATCGTGGCCCTGCCCACCGTGATCCTGTTCCTGTTCCTGCAGCGTCATTTCATCCGCGGAATGCTCGAAGGAGTCGCCAAGTGA
- a CDS encoding carbohydrate kinase family protein yields MFPLPTDPARPEDSGTPAGASTPAPPGAAECQDWDPLAAQRTATDPPLDVLLSGTVFFDIVFTGMERLPQPGEEMWSKGMGSSPGGIANLATAAARLGLRTGLVAGFGDDAYADWMWHTMAQEEGIDLSASRRFDDFHSALTVSIAAEGDRAMATHGHELPEPLSTLIAAAPAARAAVVDLAGETSWWAQLAQRGSLIFADIGFDETGRWDPADLAPLAHCHAFTPNALEAMAYTRTDSPDKAVRALAEMVPLAVVTDGAHGSYAIDSTTGEEAYCPAVPVTAIDTTGAGDVFAAAMVLGTLASWPLEERLRFASLCSALAVQQFGGSLAAPGWGDITDWWRCMSEAAEGGDLRAAYTRSGYRFLDALVPDHPVQGRRRAQGTFALRSDAGVH; encoded by the coding sequence ATGTTCCCCCTGCCCACTGATCCCGCCCGTCCTGAGGACTCCGGCACACCCGCCGGCGCGTCGACCCCCGCGCCGCCCGGCGCGGCCGAGTGCCAGGACTGGGACCCGCTGGCCGCCCAGCGCACCGCGACGGACCCACCGCTGGACGTGCTGCTGTCCGGCACGGTGTTCTTCGACATCGTCTTCACCGGCATGGAACGGCTCCCGCAGCCCGGTGAGGAGATGTGGTCCAAGGGCATGGGCTCCAGCCCCGGCGGGATCGCGAACCTCGCCACCGCCGCTGCCCGACTGGGGCTGCGCACCGGCCTGGTCGCCGGGTTCGGGGACGACGCCTATGCCGACTGGATGTGGCACACCATGGCGCAGGAGGAGGGCATCGACCTCTCTGCCTCGCGCCGCTTCGACGACTTCCACTCGGCGCTGACCGTCTCGATCGCCGCCGAGGGGGATCGGGCGATGGCCACCCACGGCCATGAGCTGCCCGAGCCGCTGTCCACCCTGATCGCTGCGGCGCCCGCCGCCCGGGCCGCCGTGGTGGACCTGGCGGGGGAGACGTCCTGGTGGGCGCAGCTCGCCCAGCGCGGCTCGCTGATCTTCGCCGACATCGGCTTCGACGAGACCGGCCGCTGGGACCCCGCCGACCTCGCCCCGCTCGCCCACTGCCACGCCTTCACCCCCAACGCGCTCGAGGCGATGGCCTACACCCGCACGGACAGCCCCGACAAGGCGGTGCGCGCGCTCGCCGAGATGGTGCCGCTGGCGGTGGTGACCGACGGCGCCCACGGCTCCTACGCGATCGACTCGACCACGGGGGAGGAGGCGTACTGCCCCGCCGTCCCGGTCACCGCGATCGACACCACCGGCGCCGGGGACGTGTTCGCCGCGGCGATGGTGCTGGGCACCCTCGCTTCCTGGCCGCTCGAGGAGCGGCTGCGCTTCGCCTCCCTGTGCTCGGCGCTGGCCGTCCAGCAATTCGGCGGCTCCCTCGCCGCCCCCGGCTGGGGCGACATCACCGACTGGTGGCGCTGCATGAGCGAGGCCGCCGAGGGCGGTGACCTGCGCGCCGCCTACACCCGCAGCGGGTACCGGTTCCTGGACGCCCTCGTCCCCGACCATCCCGTCCAGGGCCGCCGCCGCGCCCAGGGGACCTTCGCGCTGCGCTCCGACGCCGGGGTGCACTGA
- a CDS encoding BPL-N domain-containing protein produces MDRHRSTSPRGRRAVLTAALLAPLALAAACSSPGAERSVPRALVYRGPAGCPGCAETLAERLGAAPLGMDIMYIGPEEELPLTAESLRGADLFAQPGGGDDVAAAAAEMPDGFASALGQFVRDGGRYLGMCMGAYLAGPEGFGLLEDTVEGEVGAAGFPVTDSADHLVEVTWQDTVRWTYFQEGARLPEAGAESYARYENGDLAAALYELGAGRAALVGPHPEADASWLADAGLTDPDGDDWEFALPLIQHLLR; encoded by the coding sequence ATGGACCGCCACCGCTCGACGTCCCCGCGCGGGCGGCGCGCCGTCCTCACGGCGGCGCTGCTCGCGCCGCTCGCCCTCGCCGCCGCCTGCTCCTCGCCGGGAGCCGAGCGATCCGTCCCCCGGGCGCTGGTGTACCGGGGCCCTGCCGGCTGCCCGGGATGTGCGGAGACCCTCGCCGAGCGGCTGGGCGCCGCCCCGCTGGGCATGGACATCATGTACATCGGCCCCGAGGAGGAGCTGCCGCTCACGGCCGAGTCCCTGCGGGGCGCGGACCTGTTCGCACAGCCCGGCGGCGGGGACGACGTGGCCGCGGCCGCGGCGGAGATGCCGGACGGGTTCGCCTCCGCCCTCGGGCAGTTCGTCCGCGACGGCGGCCGCTACCTGGGCATGTGCATGGGTGCGTATCTCGCCGGGCCCGAGGGCTTCGGCCTGCTGGAGGACACCGTGGAGGGCGAGGTGGGCGCCGCGGGCTTCCCGGTGACGGACAGCGCGGACCACCTGGTCGAGGTGACCTGGCAGGACACGGTGCGCTGGACGTACTTCCAGGAGGGGGCCCGGCTCCCGGAAGCGGGTGCGGAGTCGTATGCCCGCTATGAGAACGGCGATCTCGCCGCGGCGCTCTACGAGCTCGGCGCCGGGCGTGCGGCCCTCGTCGGCCCGCATCCCGAGGCCGATGCGAGCTGGCTCGCCGACGCCGGGCTCACCGATCCCGATGGGGACGACTGGGAGTTCGCCCTGCCGCTGATCCAGCACCTGCTGCGCTGA
- a CDS encoding MarR family winged helix-turn-helix transcriptional regulator: MPQTTIDREDPGDAGAILRELVTTLRVFRYAGQQSGQRTAWSTASGVLQFLDHRDARLSELAREVSASVSVTSRAVDALEQDGHVERRVDASDGRACVVSLTPRGRTHLHETQREIAAEFTDVLHDWSPQEIHDALEVLQKLNLRLADFTSRLHGGQGKDLTR, translated from the coding sequence ATGCCACAAACAACTATCGATCGTGAGGACCCCGGCGATGCCGGCGCCATCCTGCGCGAGCTCGTCACCACCCTGCGGGTCTTCCGTTACGCCGGGCAGCAGTCCGGGCAGCGCACCGCCTGGAGCACCGCCAGCGGCGTGCTCCAGTTCCTGGACCACCGGGATGCGCGCCTGAGCGAACTCGCCCGGGAGGTCTCGGCCTCCGTGTCCGTCACCTCCCGCGCGGTCGACGCCCTCGAGCAGGACGGGCACGTCGAGCGCCGCGTCGATGCGTCCGACGGCAGGGCCTGCGTCGTCAGCCTCACCCCGCGCGGACGCACCCATCTGCACGAGACCCAGCGAGAGATCGCCGCTGAATTCACCGATGTCTTGCACGACTGGTCGCCGCAGGAGATCCACGACGCCCTCGAGGTCCTGCAGAAGCTGAACCTCCGCCTCGCCGATTTCACCTCCCGCCTGCACGGCGGGCAGGGAAAGGACCTCACCCGATGA
- a CDS encoding MDR family MFS transporter — MTDTLSTPTKSLQHREVLQVMTGLLAALFTALLSNTIVSTALPTIMADLNGTQRQYTWVITASLLMMTISTPIWGKLSDLFDKKRLVQLAIVLFVAGSLIAGFATSIPMMMAARVVQGIAMGGLMALVQSIMGAIISPRERGRYAGFMGGVMGIATVSGPLLGGVITDGLGWRWTYFVCVPLAVASLVLIQLKLRIPPQPARRVSIDYAGGILIALTAALPMLWVTFAGSSYDWISWESAAFVGGFLLTATLGVIVELRAPEPIVPIRLLRNNTAALMIVASIAVGVAMFGPAVFLTQYFQLGKGHTPTEAGLLILPMIIVQTFSSAIGGMIVSRTGRWKPIMLLGSVLMVLGLSGLGAVDHTTGYLWVAISMALTGAGVGALIQNIVLAVQNTVDVTDVGASSATIAFFRSLGGAIGVSALGAILTNRVAAGVQERLAEQGITGADVGGQGSDTQLDLSDLPGPVQDLVHDAYADGFGHIFLIAAIISLITLVAVLIVRETTLRTTIGLAPKETDQQAAADGPTTEPAHAAAVPAAAGGSGDGSRSVQGESAAEARHSTDRPAGGA, encoded by the coding sequence ATGACCGATACCCTCTCGACCCCGACGAAGTCCCTCCAGCACCGCGAGGTGCTGCAGGTGATGACCGGCCTGCTGGCCGCGCTGTTCACCGCGCTGCTCTCGAACACGATCGTCTCCACCGCGCTGCCCACGATCATGGCGGACCTGAACGGGACCCAGCGGCAGTACACCTGGGTGATCACCGCCAGCCTGCTGATGATGACGATCAGCACCCCGATCTGGGGCAAGCTCTCCGACCTGTTCGACAAGAAGCGCCTGGTGCAGCTCGCGATCGTGCTGTTCGTCGCCGGCTCGCTGATCGCCGGATTCGCCACCTCGATCCCGATGATGATGGCCGCACGCGTCGTCCAGGGCATCGCCATGGGCGGCCTGATGGCGCTCGTGCAGTCGATCATGGGCGCGATCATCTCCCCCCGCGAGCGCGGCCGGTACGCCGGCTTCATGGGCGGGGTCATGGGGATCGCGACCGTCTCCGGCCCGCTGCTCGGCGGCGTCATCACCGATGGGCTGGGCTGGCGGTGGACCTACTTCGTCTGCGTCCCCCTGGCGGTGGCCTCCCTCGTGCTCATCCAGCTGAAGCTGCGGATCCCGCCGCAGCCGGCCCGGCGCGTGAGCATCGACTACGCCGGCGGCATCTTGATCGCGCTGACCGCCGCGCTGCCGATGCTGTGGGTCACATTCGCCGGCAGCAGCTACGACTGGATCTCCTGGGAGTCGGCCGCCTTCGTCGGCGGCTTCCTCCTCACGGCGACCCTCGGCGTCATCGTCGAGCTGCGCGCCCCCGAGCCGATCGTGCCGATCCGGCTGCTGCGCAACAACACCGCGGCCCTGATGATCGTCGCGAGCATCGCCGTGGGCGTGGCGATGTTCGGACCGGCCGTGTTCCTGACCCAGTACTTCCAGCTCGGCAAGGGGCATACCCCGACCGAGGCCGGGCTGCTCATCCTGCCCATGATCATCGTCCAGACGTTCTCCTCCGCCATCGGCGGGATGATCGTCAGCCGCACCGGGCGGTGGAAGCCGATCATGCTGCTGGGCAGCGTGCTCATGGTCCTCGGCCTCTCCGGGCTGGGGGCGGTCGACCACACCACGGGGTACCTCTGGGTGGCGATCTCGATGGCGCTGACCGGCGCGGGCGTCGGTGCACTCATCCAGAACATCGTCCTGGCCGTGCAGAACACGGTAGACGTCACGGACGTCGGCGCATCCTCGGCCACCATCGCGTTCTTCCGTTCCCTGGGCGGCGCGATCGGCGTCTCCGCCCTCGGCGCGATCCTCACGAATCGGGTCGCGGCGGGAGTCCAGGAGCGGCTGGCCGAGCAGGGCATCACCGGCGCAGACGTCGGCGGGCAGGGCTCGGACACGCAGCTGGACCTGTCGGATCTGCCCGGCCCCGTGCAGGATCTGGTCCACGATGCCTACGCGGACGGCTTCGGGCACATCTTCCTGATCGCCGCGATCATCTCGCTCATCACCCTCGTCGCAGTGCTGATCGTGCGGGAGACGACCCTGCGCACCACCATCGGGCTCGCCCCGAAGGAGACGGACCAGCAGGCTGCGGCCGACGGGCCGACGACCGAGCCGGCCCACGCCGCCGCCGTCCCGGCTGCGGCCGGGGGCAGCGGCGACGGATCCCGCTCTGTGCAGGGGGAGAGCGCCGCGGAGGCGCGCCACTCCACGGATCGTCCTGCCGGCGGAGCCTGA
- the nrdF gene encoding class 1b ribonucleoside-diphosphate reductase subunit beta, translating to MTVITEPHPLLEHSITPPGYRHDPTARLRPINWNRVGDEKDLEVWNRLTANFWLPEKVPLSNDLQSWQQQLDDVQRTATMRVFTGLTMLDTVQATVGEVCQIQDARTEHEEAVYTNIAFMQSVHARSYSSVFSTFCSTPEIDSAYRWAVENDLLQQRCTTVLQHYYGDDPLRRKVSSTLLSSLLLYAGFYLPLHFSVRATLTNTADMVRLILRDKAVHGYYSGFKYQRGLAQHDQATQENMREFTYALLEELYELELQYSSELYEPLGLMDDVAAFVRYNANKALMNLGYPARFTAEETRVSPEILAALSPGSDENHDFFSGSGSAYVIGTAEETSDEDWDF from the coding sequence ATGACCGTCATCACCGAACCCCATCCCCTGCTCGAGCACTCGATCACCCCGCCCGGGTACCGACACGACCCCACCGCTCGGCTGCGTCCGATCAACTGGAACCGGGTGGGCGATGAGAAGGACCTCGAGGTCTGGAACCGGCTGACTGCGAACTTCTGGCTGCCGGAGAAGGTGCCGCTGTCCAACGACCTGCAGTCCTGGCAGCAGCAGCTCGACGACGTCCAGCGCACCGCGACGATGCGGGTCTTCACCGGGCTGACCATGCTCGACACCGTCCAGGCGACCGTCGGAGAGGTCTGCCAGATCCAGGACGCGCGCACCGAGCACGAGGAGGCGGTGTACACGAACATCGCCTTCATGCAGTCTGTGCACGCCCGGTCCTATTCCTCGGTGTTCTCCACCTTCTGCAGCACCCCGGAGATCGACAGCGCCTACCGCTGGGCGGTGGAGAACGACCTGCTGCAGCAGCGGTGCACGACGGTGCTGCAGCACTACTACGGGGACGATCCGCTGAGGCGCAAGGTGTCCTCGACGCTGCTGTCCTCGCTGCTGCTCTACGCGGGCTTCTACCTGCCGCTGCACTTCTCCGTCCGGGCCACCCTCACCAACACCGCGGACATGGTCCGCCTCATCCTGCGCGACAAGGCCGTGCACGGCTACTACTCCGGCTTTAAGTACCAGCGCGGGCTGGCCCAGCACGACCAGGCGACGCAGGAGAACATGCGCGAGTTCACCTACGCCCTGCTCGAGGAGCTCTACGAGCTCGAGCTGCAGTACTCCAGCGAGCTGTACGAGCCGCTGGGGCTGATGGATGATGTCGCCGCGTTCGTGCGCTACAACGCGAACAAGGCCCTGATGAACCTCGGCTATCCCGCCCGGTTCACGGCCGAGGAGACTCGGGTCAGCCCCGAGATCCTCGCCGCGCTCTCCCCCGGCTCCGATGAGAACCACGACTTCTTCAGCGGTTCCGGCTCCGCATACGTGATCGGCACCGCAGAGGAGACCAGCGACGAGGACTGGGACTTCTGA
- the nrdI gene encoding class Ib ribonucleoside-diphosphate reductase assembly flavoprotein NrdI — protein MPPALRALAHPAAATGPGPDATPDLVFFSSVSENTRRFVERLERPAARIPLRPRLEGSLQVTQPYVLVVPTYGGGRHAGAVPKQVIHFLNDPENRGLLRGVIAAGNTNFGEDYCLAGPVISAKCQVPVLYRFELLGTPDDVERVDHGLDRFWEQEPVAAPQP, from the coding sequence ATGCCCCCTGCGCTCCGTGCCCTCGCGCACCCGGCGGCCGCCACCGGCCCCGGGCCCGACGCGACGCCCGATCTCGTGTTCTTCTCGAGCGTCTCGGAGAACACCCGCCGCTTCGTCGAGCGGCTGGAACGGCCCGCCGCCCGCATCCCCCTGCGGCCCCGCCTCGAGGGCTCGCTGCAGGTGACCCAGCCCTATGTGCTCGTCGTCCCCACCTATGGCGGCGGGCGTCACGCCGGGGCCGTCCCGAAGCAGGTCATCCACTTCCTCAACGACCCCGAGAACCGCGGCCTGCTGCGCGGGGTGATCGCCGCCGGCAACACGAATTTCGGCGAGGACTACTGCCTGGCCGGCCCGGTGATCTCCGCCAAGTGCCAGGTGCCGGTGCTGTACCGATTCGAGCTGCTGGGCACGCCGGATGACGTCGAGCGGGTCGACCACGGGCTGGACCGCTTCTGGGAGCAGGAGCCGGTCGCCGCACCCCAGCCGTGA